The Enterobacter huaxiensis sequence AGGCATCACGCGCTGCGCGTCGCTTGCAGAGCTTCTTGCCGTACCGCTCGATACCCTGTTTATCACCACCGCATCGCTGCACCATCTTGAGGTGCTGGAGCAGGCCATTGCCTCGCCCGTGCCGCGCATTGTGGTTGAAAAACCGATTGTCGCCACGCTTTCTCAAATCGAAAAGCTCAACGCGCTACTGGCCATGCCCGATGTGGCGCCCCGCGTGCTGGCGCTCGACCACTGGATGGCGCGCATCGAAACGGTGAAGCGGTCGCTGGTTGGCAATGTCTCTGACATCGTCAAAATCGACGGCTTTTTGCAGGAGCCGAGCGGATATAACGCAGCAGGAGAACCCATCGCGCTTAACTTTGCCACCGGCGAGCCGGATACCCGAACGCTTCGCCACCCTGATGGCGTAATTCTTGATATCGGTACGCACGTGCTGGCGATGCTGCGTGAAACGGTGCGTTATCTGGGCGGGAATGACGATATGACCCTGCAGGTCGTCACGGCTAAAGACCGCCTGGGATGCCCTATAGCAAAAGGCGACATGACCACGGCGGAAGGTGAGGCGCATCTTCAGGGACATATCAGCGGCGTGCCGGTGGATATCTGGCTTAACAAATACGCAGGACCGGCCGGCGGGCAAAAGGGGTTACGCTTCTGCCTGCGCGACGGGCGCATCATCAGCCATAACCGGCGCGGCGCTGAAGATGTGCTGGAGCTGATCGATGGCGACACGCGTCACTGCTGGACAATTCCCGGCACGATCTACGCGCACTGCCTTGCGGAGCAGATCCTGGGCGCCAAAAGCCTGTTTGAGCGGGATCCGCAAGAGGTGAGCCGCACGACGCGCCGCAGGATAGCGGAAGTGGAACTGCTGCTGGCGTTACAGCAACAGCTGCGTGGCCCGCACTGAACGTGACGTGGTAAAATAATCGCAGACCTCAACGCTTTGAAGGAGTCACCATGACGATTACCTGCCCGGAATGCCAGGCACCGCTTGATCCTCAGAATGGGGTAGCGCACTGCGAAAGCTGTAATAAGGATATTGCGCTCGAGGCCCGCTGCCCGGAGTGTCATCAGCCACTCCAGGTATTAAAAGCCTGCGGGGCGGTGGACTATTTCTGCCAGAACGGCCACGGTCTTATCTCTAAAAAACGCGTGGAGTTTGTTCGGGCCGAAGGCTAATCACACACGCAGCCTTCGCCTTTCTTCCACAGCTCGACCAGCGACTCGGGCGCTTCCTGCTCCGGTACCAGCACGATGATATCGGCGTAGTGCGCCTGATTTTGCCCGGTCCAGATAATCTGGATGCGGAAATAGCGCTGGTCACCGCTGCCGGGTGACGAGGCCTGCCCCGGCGGCTGGCCGCGCGGAAAGGCCTGCTCCAGGATGCTCACCAGGCGCTGGCGCTGGGCCTCATTGAGCGAGGAGAGCGCGATGGTGCGCTGCCCGCTCAGCTTAGGAATAAAAGCGACGCCGCCTTCCCGGG is a genomic window containing:
- a CDS encoding protealysin inhibitor emfourin, whose amino-acid sequence is MQVPELTDDAVVELAREGGVAFIPKLSGQRTIALSSLNEAQRQRLVSILEQAFPRGQPPGQASSPGSGDQRYFRIQIIWTGQNQAHYADIIVLVPEQEAPESLVELWKKGEGCVCD
- a CDS encoding zinc ribbon domain-containing protein, giving the protein MTITCPECQAPLDPQNGVAHCESCNKDIALEARCPECHQPLQVLKACGAVDYFCQNGHGLISKKRVEFVRAEG
- a CDS encoding oxidoreductase, which translates into the protein MQLGFVGLGAVVETAYLPALRTLLGHPVRCFGFDVLPTKHPEGITRCASLAELLAVPLDTLFITTASLHHLEVLEQAIASPVPRIVVEKPIVATLSQIEKLNALLAMPDVAPRVLALDHWMARIETVKRSLVGNVSDIVKIDGFLQEPSGYNAAGEPIALNFATGEPDTRTLRHPDGVILDIGTHVLAMLRETVRYLGGNDDMTLQVVTAKDRLGCPIAKGDMTTAEGEAHLQGHISGVPVDIWLNKYAGPAGGQKGLRFCLRDGRIISHNRRGAEDVLELIDGDTRHCWTIPGTIYAHCLAEQILGAKSLFERDPQEVSRTTRRRIAEVELLLALQQQLRGPH